The following coding sequences lie in one Anatilimnocola floriformis genomic window:
- a CDS encoding immunity 22 family protein, with protein sequence MNKVHIFISTGRFKSFAEMREFIDETYPEDEESDDDEDEDGDDDPVPSPFMEEVGLSRYEPGCIEAIYKGEPLPLSTLLAEASYVEQWLAKVEGDRVADSAICVFAPNRVARPSDCSLEYVGAYDYQV encoded by the coding sequence TTGAATAAGGTCCACATCTTTATCAGCACCGGGCGGTTTAAGTCCTTCGCAGAGATGCGCGAGTTCATCGACGAGACGTATCCCGAAGACGAAGAGAGCGATGACGATGAAGACGAAGATGGTGACGACGACCCCGTGCCATCGCCGTTTATGGAAGAAGTCGGACTAAGCCGCTACGAACCGGGCTGCATTGAGGCAATCTACAAAGGAGAGCCGCTGCCCCTCTCTACGCTGCTGGCTGAGGCTTCTTATGTCGAACAGTGGTTGGCGAAGGTTGAGGGCGACCGCGTGGCCGACTCCGCGATTTGCGTTTTCGCTCCAAACCGCGTAGCGCGGCCGAGCGATTGTTCGTTGGAGTATGTCGGCGCGTACGATTACCAAGTGTGA